The following are encoded in a window of Chloroflexia bacterium SDU3-3 genomic DNA:
- a CDS encoding phosphomannomutase/phosphoglucomutase: MQVNAGIFKAYDIRGIYPTDLNDEAAYAIGRAFVTFLKAKEVIVGRDMRLSGPSQFDHVTRGIMHQGANVINIGMVSTDQFYFACAKLGKPGMMVTASHNPKEYSGFKMVRQMPYLLSGTEGIQDLRQIVESDAYDTPSGTGTMSEVDLSEEFITNMLSLIDVAALKQLKVIADTGNGMVGPILKRVYEKLPVDLVGLYLDPDGSLPNHGLDPLQPENRAELQARVVSEGAAVGFAFDGDGDRFFAIDDRGEFVSGDFMTALMGEYLLKKRPGSKIVYDVRASWAVPELITAAGGTPLMERVGHAFIKRRMADEDALFGGEVTGHYYFKDFSFADSGLLPSLIILEMISTTGKKLSELLQPLEAKYFISGEINSRVSDSKAKMEELAQRYSDGKIEHMDGVSVSYPTWHFNVRGSNTEPLLRLNMESIASPAEMEEKRDELLAIIRG, encoded by the coding sequence ATGCAGGTCAATGCTGGAATCTTCAAAGCCTACGATATCCGCGGGATCTACCCGACCGATCTGAACGACGAGGCCGCCTACGCCATCGGACGGGCCTTCGTGACCTTCCTGAAGGCCAAAGAGGTGATCGTCGGGCGCGACATGCGGCTCTCCGGGCCTTCCCAGTTCGACCATGTGACCCGTGGCATCATGCACCAGGGCGCAAACGTGATCAACATCGGCATGGTCAGCACCGACCAGTTCTACTTCGCCTGCGCCAAGCTCGGCAAGCCGGGTATGATGGTCACGGCCTCGCACAACCCCAAAGAGTACAGCGGCTTCAAGATGGTGCGGCAGATGCCCTACCTGCTGAGCGGCACCGAGGGCATCCAGGATCTGCGCCAGATCGTGGAGAGCGACGCCTACGACACGCCCAGCGGCACCGGCACCATGAGCGAGGTCGACCTCTCCGAGGAGTTCATCACCAACATGCTCTCGCTGATCGACGTGGCGGCGCTGAAGCAGCTGAAGGTGATCGCCGACACCGGCAACGGCATGGTCGGCCCCATCCTCAAGCGTGTCTACGAAAAGCTGCCGGTCGATCTAGTCGGCCTGTACCTCGACCCCGACGGCAGCCTGCCCAACCACGGGCTGGACCCGCTGCAGCCCGAGAACCGCGCCGAGCTGCAGGCCCGCGTGGTCTCCGAGGGCGCGGCGGTAGGCTTCGCCTTCGACGGCGACGGCGACCGCTTCTTCGCGATCGACGATCGCGGCGAGTTCGTGTCGGGCGACTTCATGACCGCGCTGATGGGCGAGTACCTGCTGAAGAAGCGCCCCGGCAGCAAGATCGTCTACGACGTACGCGCCTCGTGGGCCGTGCCCGAGCTGATCACCGCCGCTGGCGGCACGCCGCTGATGGAGCGGGTGGGGCACGCCTTCATCAAGCGCCGCATGGCCGATGAGGATGCCCTGTTCGGCGGCGAGGTGACGGGCCACTACTACTTCAAGGATTTCTCCTTCGCCGACTCGGGCCTGCTGCCCTCGCTGATCATCCTGGAGATGATCTCGACCACGGGCAAGAAGCTCTCCGAGCTGCTGCAGCCGCTTGAGGCTAAATACTTCATCTCCGGCGAGATCAACTCGCGGGTGAGCGACAGCAAGGCCAAGATGGAGGAGCTGGCGCAGCGCTACAGCGACGGCAAGATCGAGCACATGGATGGCGTGTCGGTCTCGTACCCGACCTGGCACTTCAACGTGCGCGGCTCGAACACCGAGCCGCTGCTGCGGCTCAACATGGAGTCGATCGCCAGCCCGGCGGAGATGGAAGAGAAGCGCGACGAGCTGCTGGCTATTATTCGCGGCTAG